In Armatimonadota bacterium, one DNA window encodes the following:
- a CDS encoding sugar transferase: MAWSAAAPDQVELDLAQQARLALARPRPFYNCAKRVIDIIVSLAAIVLCTPLWIITAYLIKRDSKGPVFFRQRRPGLNGKPFTLLKFRTMVDDAESRLPEVIHLNQEDDGSLIRIKDDPRVTRLGRVLRETSFDETPQFINVLLGQMSLVGPRPISRPIADKRNSIRLGVLPGLTGLWQISGRKDTGCAYMIGRDLEYICKRSLTYDLWIVLQTVLVVIRRNGAR, translated from the coding sequence ATGGCATGGTCAGCTGCCGCTCCAGACCAGGTGGAGCTCGATCTGGCACAACAGGCCAGGCTCGCATTGGCGCGACCCCGGCCCTTCTACAACTGCGCCAAACGTGTTATCGACATCATCGTCTCCCTTGCCGCCATCGTGCTTTGCACGCCGCTGTGGATCATCACGGCGTACCTGATCAAACGTGACAGCAAGGGCCCGGTCTTTTTCAGGCAGCGCCGTCCCGGGTTGAACGGCAAACCATTCACGCTGCTCAAGTTCCGGACCATGGTCGACGACGCCGAAAGCAGGCTTCCCGAAGTGATTCATCTGAACCAGGAAGATGACGGGTCTCTGATACGCATCAAGGACGACCCGAGGGTGACCCGCCTGGGCAGAGTGCTGCGGGAAACCAGCTTCGACGAAACGCCCCAGTTTATCAATGTGCTTCTTGGCCAGATGAGTCTCGTCGGGCCCAGGCCGATATCTCGTCCAATCGCCGACAAACGGAACTCGATCCGCCTCGGTGTCCTGCCAGGCCTTACCGGTCTTTGGCAGATCAGTGGACGCAAGGATACGGGATGCGCATACATGATCGGCAGAGACTTGGAGTACATCTGCAAGCGTTCGCTGACGTACGATCTTTGGATTGTCCTGCAGACTGTGCTCGTGGTCATTCGCCGGAATGGGGCTCGCTGA
- the asnB gene encoding asparagine synthase (glutamine-hydrolyzing), producing the protein MCGICGKVARGGALAQGDTAIVAAMVSALRHRGPDGNGQADFAAASLGHARLSIIDLFTGAQPMSNEENTVCVVFNGEIYNYQELRKRLEGLGHFFRTKSDTEVIIHAYEQYGEDCVREFRGMFAFALWDEMEQQLLLARDRLGKKPLFYAQTPDGLVFASGLRALLCDPKVSDEMDPDALFQYLRCGLISAPLSIYKSIRKLPPAHTAVYRDGELRLNEYWRLEFTHDGPHDVGEALEALAELLEQSVRLRLMADVPLGAFLSGGVDSTVVVGAMTRLVSTPVRTFCIGFPEPELDERRYAEGAAEVLGTDHETFEMGDVSPDLVETVAWHYGEPYCDASALPTFALSELTSRHVTVALNGDGGDELFGGYGRYYYMRGLPMPWDETKKLRRAILQTIPEHLHPRAFRALAGVLAIVAPSRVSRLQRLVAPLSERYWDHLDPCGDEGLQTLVVPDIFASVRGSRFPQAISDALTGTTIDTLAPLLHADIVGPLADVLLVKVDVASMAHGLECRCPLLDQEIVEFAASLPPHLKTHPKQSKLLLKELAARYVPREFFERRKQGFTPPIGRWLRTSLSDLVDGYLRTGHLSQSGMFQREGVESLVDAGPESRNACDALWRLLMFEAWYAQRPVHTGQMVAKSQIPA; encoded by the coding sequence ATGTGCGGTATCTGCGGCAAAGTCGCGCGCGGCGGGGCACTGGCGCAGGGCGACACTGCGATTGTCGCCGCGATGGTGTCCGCCCTGCGTCATCGCGGACCGGACGGGAACGGGCAGGCGGACTTCGCAGCCGCCAGCCTGGGGCATGCGCGCTTGAGCATTATCGACCTGTTCACGGGCGCGCAACCCATGAGCAACGAGGAAAACACGGTCTGCGTCGTATTCAACGGCGAGATCTACAACTACCAGGAACTGCGCAAGCGCCTGGAGGGCCTCGGGCACTTTTTCCGGACGAAATCGGACACCGAGGTCATCATCCACGCCTATGAGCAATATGGAGAAGACTGCGTCCGCGAGTTCCGGGGGATGTTCGCCTTCGCCCTGTGGGACGAGATGGAGCAACAGCTTCTCCTGGCCAGGGACCGGCTCGGCAAGAAGCCTCTATTCTACGCGCAGACCCCTGACGGGCTGGTCTTCGCCTCGGGGCTGAGGGCGCTGCTATGCGATCCGAAGGTCTCCGACGAGATGGATCCGGATGCGCTCTTCCAGTACTTGAGGTGTGGGCTCATCTCCGCGCCGCTGAGCATTTACAAGAGCATTCGCAAGCTGCCGCCGGCTCACACGGCAGTCTACCGGGATGGAGAGCTCAGACTCAACGAGTACTGGCGGCTGGAGTTCACCCACGACGGACCGCACGATGTCGGGGAGGCCCTCGAAGCTCTGGCGGAACTGCTGGAGCAATCCGTACGGCTGCGCCTCATGGCTGATGTGCCGCTGGGAGCGTTTCTCAGTGGCGGAGTAGATTCCACCGTGGTTGTGGGTGCGATGACGCGCCTGGTCAGCACGCCTGTCAGGACCTTCTGCATCGGCTTTCCGGAACCCGAACTCGATGAACGCCGGTATGCCGAGGGCGCGGCAGAGGTCCTCGGCACTGACCACGAGACCTTCGAGATGGGCGATGTCTCACCGGACCTCGTGGAGACGGTGGCGTGGCATTACGGGGAACCGTACTGCGATGCGTCGGCCCTACCGACTTTTGCCCTGTCCGAACTCACATCCCGGCATGTGACCGTCGCTCTGAATGGCGATGGCGGAGATGAGCTGTTCGGCGGCTACGGACGCTACTACTACATGCGCGGGCTACCCATGCCGTGGGACGAGACGAAGAAACTAAGACGCGCTATCTTGCAAACTATTCCGGAGCATCTGCATCCGCGAGCTTTCCGGGCTCTTGCAGGCGTGCTGGCAATCGTCGCCCCTTCGCGTGTTTCCCGGCTGCAGCGCCTTGTGGCCCCGCTCTCGGAGCGCTACTGGGATCATCTCGATCCCTGTGGTGACGAGGGGCTGCAGACCTTGGTCGTCCCGGACATCTTTGCGTCCGTGCGCGGTTCGCGGTTTCCCCAGGCCATCAGCGATGCCTTGACTGGGACCACGATTGACACGCTGGCTCCCCTCCTGCACGCGGACATTGTGGGCCCACTTGCGGATGTGCTGTTGGTCAAGGTCGATGTCGCCTCGATGGCCCACGGGCTGGAGTGCCGCTGTCCCCTGCTTGACCAGGAAATCGTGGAGTTCGCTGCGTCCCTTCCCCCACACCTGAAGACGCATCCGAAGCAATCTAAGCTCCTGCTGAAGGAACTCGCTGCGCGCTATGTTCCCCGCGAGTTCTTCGAGAGACGCAAACAGGGATTCACGCCGCCCATTGGCAGGTGGCTGCGTACGTCGCTGAGTGACCTGGTCGATGGCTACCTGCGCACCGGCCATCTGTCCCAAAGTGGGATGTTCCAGCGTGAGGGTGTCGAAAGCCTGGTAGACGCCGGCCCAGAGTCCCGGAATGCCTGCGATGCGCTGTGGCGGCTGCTCATGTTTGAAGCGTGGTATGCCCAGCGCCCCGTACACACTGGGCAGATGGTTGCCAAAAGCCAGATTCCGGCGTGA
- a CDS encoding exosortase-associated EpsI family protein: protein MALTTRIALWIAVGMLGGTLAWSKYESRCVSASTILLDRVPCDLGDWKCSKSEESDAYGSEVKTLIREYVAPGERRAEVILQGTYTRLGGLRDWPLAHTTGGWTIAHEETRALRVDGSPIPVNVRLQRITKGERVVHAVSWYTSPQDQAGSLARAETKAWRDRLVGRRSPWLGLYVAVSSTGKAKMKEHEADALGLASAIAPHLPTIARESEL, encoded by the coding sequence ATGGCTCTCACCACGAGGATAGCCCTGTGGATAGCTGTGGGTATGCTGGGCGGCACGCTCGCGTGGTCAAAGTATGAGTCCCGATGCGTGTCGGCCAGTACGATTCTGCTCGATCGTGTGCCGTGTGATCTCGGGGACTGGAAGTGCTCGAAGTCTGAGGAGTCCGATGCTTACGGCAGCGAAGTGAAAACTCTGATCCGTGAGTACGTTGCGCCCGGAGAACGCCGCGCAGAGGTGATTCTCCAGGGCACCTACACGCGGCTCGGAGGGCTGCGGGACTGGCCGTTAGCACACACAACCGGAGGCTGGACGATCGCCCACGAAGAGACCAGGGCGCTGCGCGTGGACGGGTCACCGATCCCGGTGAACGTCCGGCTGCAGCGCATCACCAAGGGCGAGCGTGTCGTGCATGCAGTCTCGTGGTATACGTCGCCACAAGACCAGGCGGGGAGCCTGGCCAGAGCGGAGACCAAGGCGTGGCGAGATCGGTTGGTAGGCAGGAGATCACCCTGGTTGGGGCTCTACGTGGCAGTCTCCTCCACGGGGAAGGCCAAGATGAAGGAACACGAAGCAGACGCATTGGGGCTGGCGAGTGCCATAGCCCCACACCTGCCGACCATCGCACGGGAATCGGAGCTCTGA
- a CDS encoding glycosyltransferase family 4 protein gives MKILLGHKYFFRGGGTSTYLFALMDYLREHGHEPIPFSVRYAQNEPSEYSDYFMSPPLGPEASHLRDMKLTPLNALRLLARATYSLEARRKVRDLIRDTSPDIAYVHNLYNYMSPSMIDQCKEQGLPVVMRVPDFNLVCAELHLLRDNHVCRECVGHSPLRAIRHRCLKGSRAATAARAVSMWVHNLLGVYHNVDLFITPSMFMRKTLIEAGYHESRIVHLRSFYSGPAAETANGKEQDYILYFGRIAIEKAIDTLLRAFAIANPEVRLVLAGSDVDGITGDLVALAAELGIGDRVEFVGHKGRDELDNLITHCLFTVVPSRWYDNCPMSVLESFAHGKPVIGADIGGIPEQITPECGMLFEADDPDALASCMTAMLGDSELRRSMGRAGRQRLLRLYSPEKHCETLLTILGALVAGKAPGEIAHGIEQAALHTVGE, from the coding sequence ATGAAGATACTGCTTGGGCACAAGTACTTCTTCCGCGGTGGGGGGACGTCCACGTACTTGTTCGCCCTTATGGACTATCTGCGCGAACATGGGCACGAGCCCATTCCCTTCAGCGTGCGTTACGCCCAGAACGAGCCGTCAGAGTACTCCGACTACTTCATGAGCCCCCCGCTTGGTCCCGAGGCGTCTCATTTGCGCGATATGAAGTTGACGCCCTTGAACGCTCTGCGCCTGCTTGCCCGCGCCACGTATTCCCTCGAAGCCCGGCGCAAGGTGCGAGACCTGATTCGGGACACTTCCCCTGACATCGCCTACGTCCACAACCTCTACAACTATATGTCGCCGAGCATGATTGACCAGTGCAAGGAGCAGGGCCTGCCAGTGGTCATGCGTGTGCCGGACTTCAATCTGGTTTGCGCCGAGCTGCACTTGCTGCGGGACAACCATGTTTGCAGGGAATGCGTGGGGCATTCGCCTCTGCGCGCCATACGGCACCGGTGCCTGAAGGGTTCCAGGGCAGCCACCGCCGCACGTGCGGTCTCGATGTGGGTCCACAATCTGCTGGGCGTCTACCACAACGTCGATCTCTTCATCACGCCCTCCATGTTCATGCGCAAGACGCTGATCGAGGCGGGTTACCACGAGAGCCGGATCGTGCATCTGCGAAGCTTCTACTCCGGCCCAGCGGCAGAGACGGCAAACGGCAAAGAACAGGACTACATTCTGTACTTCGGGCGCATTGCCATCGAGAAGGCCATCGATACCCTCCTGCGGGCCTTCGCCATCGCGAACCCCGAGGTGCGGCTTGTTCTCGCTGGTTCAGATGTAGACGGCATCACCGGCGACTTGGTGGCTCTTGCGGCGGAACTGGGCATCGGGGATCGAGTGGAGTTTGTAGGACACAAGGGCCGGGATGAGTTGGACAATCTCATCACTCACTGCCTCTTCACTGTGGTTCCGTCGCGCTGGTACGACAACTGTCCGATGAGCGTGCTCGAGAGTTTCGCGCATGGGAAACCGGTGATTGGTGCGGATATCGGGGGCATTCCAGAACAGATCACGCCGGAGTGCGGCATGCTCTTCGAAGCCGACGATCCGGACGCCCTTGCGTCATGCATGACGGCCATGCTCGGCGATAGTGAACTGCGGCGCAGTATGGGCCGCGCCGGCCGGCAGCGTCTTCTGCGTCTTTACTCGCCGGAGAAGCACTGCGAGACACTGCTTACGATTCTTGGAGCGCTGGTCGCCGGGAAGGCGCCCGGGGAAATCGCACATGGCATCGAGCAGGCGGCTCTACATACTGTTGGGGAGTGA
- a CDS encoding glycosyltransferase family 4 protein, giving the protein MKIGMIGVKSVPCSGGIAKYTEELGRRLAARGHHVTVYCRQQYLDDPACSVHAGIHRCKTPGLSGKHLDAPSHTFTAACDAIARDFDVLHIHGLAPGFVVPLLRATTRKRIVLTAHACDWQGSKWSAVARACMYQASSVGLRLAHRVTAVSRGLQEYLRQERGCNATYAPPGIPVSSIAAPSDILQRRIEPGSYVLCVSRLMPEKGVHYAVAAFERLQTDKKLVIAGDCPYECEYVKELLSHASDKIIFLGYVSGRTLAELYSHAYLFLQPSDLEGLSISVLEALSYGRCVLASDIPQNQEALGGHGYTFEAGRVESLTEKLQWLLERPDVVEAQFARVREYVRQCYDWERTTDIYEQVYQSCFENAERARALPGPAR; this is encoded by the coding sequence ATGAAGATCGGCATGATAGGCGTCAAAAGCGTCCCCTGCAGCGGGGGGATCGCCAAGTACACAGAGGAGCTCGGGCGTCGTTTGGCCGCTCGGGGTCATCACGTCACTGTCTATTGCCGACAGCAATACCTTGATGACCCGGCATGCAGCGTGCATGCGGGGATCCACCGGTGCAAGACCCCCGGTCTGAGTGGGAAGCACCTGGACGCTCCGTCACATACGTTCACGGCCGCATGCGACGCAATAGCACGCGATTTCGATGTCCTTCACATCCATGGCCTTGCTCCGGGGTTCGTGGTCCCACTGCTCAGGGCCACCACGCGCAAACGCATTGTGCTGACCGCTCACGCTTGCGACTGGCAGGGCAGCAAATGGAGTGCGGTTGCCCGTGCGTGCATGTATCAGGCTTCGTCCGTGGGTCTTCGACTGGCCCACCGCGTCACGGCCGTGTCCCGAGGGCTCCAGGAGTATCTGCGGCAGGAGCGGGGCTGCAATGCCACCTACGCCCCTCCGGGGATTCCAGTGTCCAGCATCGCCGCCCCTTCAGACATACTCCAGCGTCGCATTGAGCCCGGTAGCTACGTGCTTTGCGTTTCGCGGCTGATGCCCGAAAAAGGCGTCCACTACGCAGTTGCTGCCTTTGAAAGACTGCAGACTGACAAGAAGCTCGTCATCGCTGGAGACTGTCCGTATGAGTGCGAATACGTGAAGGAACTGCTCTCGCACGCCAGCGATAAGATCATCTTTCTAGGCTACGTCTCCGGCCGGACCCTTGCGGAACTGTACTCGCACGCCTACCTGTTCCTGCAGCCATCTGACCTGGAGGGCCTCTCGATCTCGGTTCTCGAGGCATTGAGCTACGGACGGTGCGTGCTAGCCAGCGACATACCCCAGAACCAGGAAGCACTGGGCGGGCACGGGTATACCTTTGAGGCTGGCCGCGTAGAGTCCCTCACGGAGAAGCTCCAATGGCTTCTAGAGCGACCTGACGTTGTTGAGGCGCAGTTTGCGCGTGTCCGCGAGTATGTACGGCAGTGTTACGACTGGGAGAGAACGACGGATATCTACGAACAGGTCTACCAATCCTGCTTCGAAAACGCGGAACGCGCCAGGGCGCTGCCAGGGCCCGCTCGATAG
- a CDS encoding glycosyltransferase family 4 protein, with amino-acid sequence MTDKPSICFFHTGRALPHILLGEGPQQAGGAEVRASILARALVKRGWPLTFIICDYGQPDELVTDDGIRLLKAGAPRGGLPVLRFFTHTLPADVRAVRRADASVYVGFGANWHAGALARECRRRGRRFILWIASSSDPHVRRKDISLASPHERWLAEQGLRRADVVIAQTDEQRDAMRELYGRDCPVIPNVWDVTPCAGEKADPPEVFWAARYLPLKRPEMVLEIARRLPEIRFVMAGGPVSGHEDLYERVQREAALLPNVETLGFVPFSEIDQYYARASVYLCTSTIEGFPNTFLQAWNHKTPVVSTYNPDGMLNSGDVGVSGDDIETLVHGIARLCGKEGRHMGDRARQHLERVHSVDAVLPKLEAVLMGGGT; translated from the coding sequence ATGACTGACAAGCCATCGATCTGTTTCTTCCACACCGGGCGCGCGCTACCCCACATCCTCCTGGGCGAGGGACCCCAGCAGGCGGGCGGCGCGGAGGTGCGCGCCAGCATCCTCGCCCGGGCGCTTGTGAAACGCGGCTGGCCGCTGACTTTCATCATCTGCGACTACGGCCAGCCGGACGAACTTGTGACCGACGACGGAATCCGCCTGCTGAAAGCGGGCGCACCCAGGGGTGGCCTGCCGGTGCTCCGTTTCTTCACCCACACGCTCCCTGCGGATGTCCGCGCCGTGCGCCGCGCGGATGCCTCGGTCTATGTGGGGTTCGGCGCAAACTGGCACGCCGGAGCGCTTGCCCGGGAATGCCGCAGACGCGGGCGGCGATTCATCCTGTGGATCGCGTCTTCATCCGACCCGCATGTCCGTCGCAAGGATATCTCCCTCGCCAGCCCCCACGAGCGCTGGCTCGCTGAGCAAGGGCTCAGGCGCGCCGATGTGGTCATCGCTCAGACCGATGAGCAGCGCGACGCCATGCGCGAGTTGTATGGCCGAGACTGTCCGGTGATCCCGAACGTGTGGGATGTCACACCATGTGCCGGCGAGAAAGCAGACCCTCCCGAGGTCTTCTGGGCCGCCCGCTACCTGCCTCTCAAGAGGCCCGAGATGGTTTTGGAGATCGCCCGGCGCTTGCCGGAGATCAGATTTGTCATGGCCGGCGGCCCGGTGAGTGGACACGAGGACCTCTATGAGCGCGTCCAGCGCGAGGCGGCGCTCCTGCCCAACGTGGAGACCCTGGGGTTCGTGCCGTTCTCCGAGATCGACCAATACTACGCCCGGGCCAGCGTATACTTGTGCACGTCCACTATCGAGGGTTTCCCGAACACATTCCTTCAAGCCTGGAACCACAAGACCCCGGTGGTGTCCACGTACAACCCGGACGGCATGTTGAACAGCGGCGATGTTGGCGTTTCGGGCGACGACATCGAAACGCTGGTGCACGGGATCGCGCGGCTCTGCGGGAAAGAGGGCCGACACATGGGCGACAGAGCCAGACAGCATCTGGAACGGGTTCACAGCGTGGACGCCGTTCTGCCGAAGCTGGAAGCGGTGCTGATGGGTGGGGGAACCTGA
- a CDS encoding exosortase/archaeosortase family protein — MAEMQAETKCSPCSWAPPWPLSTLAWAAAISVLMLLLYWEVGVLFVSRWFSNEVYYHCIAVPPLLGWLVYQRREQLLSTPPRPSYAGIGLLGFGLLLVIAAARIGFNLLTGVSFPFVVAGLILLLWGPAALRILAMPLFVALFLIAPPMHALALITMPMQKISAWLAAHGANLLLGLPVEREGINLFLEGQKYVVAEQCSGMSSFLALSLTVIFLIEISGLTAGRKLIALASLLPIVISANVVRLSLVLLTAQFFGPRVAMGDLVHGGTDALVYLSALVLVILFLGALLPRDDRETDDDGVEWEDEAHASG, encoded by the coding sequence ATGGCAGAGATGCAGGCCGAGACAAAGTGCAGCCCGTGCTCCTGGGCGCCGCCCTGGCCCCTGTCGACTCTTGCCTGGGCAGCAGCCATCTCTGTACTGATGCTCCTGCTATACTGGGAGGTCGGAGTGCTCTTCGTCTCCCGGTGGTTCTCCAATGAAGTCTACTACCACTGTATTGCCGTGCCCCCGCTGTTGGGGTGGCTCGTGTATCAGCGCCGCGAGCAACTTCTGTCAACACCGCCAAGACCGTCCTACGCAGGGATAGGCCTGCTTGGTTTTGGATTGTTGCTGGTCATCGCCGCGGCGAGGATCGGTTTCAACCTGCTTACGGGGGTATCCTTTCCGTTTGTGGTGGCGGGGCTGATATTGCTCTTGTGGGGCCCGGCAGCCCTGCGCATCCTGGCGATGCCCCTGTTCGTTGCTTTGTTCCTCATCGCCCCGCCTATGCATGCGCTGGCGCTCATCACAATGCCGATGCAGAAGATCTCCGCCTGGCTTGCCGCACATGGGGCGAACCTCCTGCTCGGGCTGCCGGTCGAGCGCGAAGGAATCAACCTGTTTCTTGAGGGGCAGAAGTACGTGGTCGCTGAACAATGCAGCGGCATGAGCTCCTTTCTTGCCCTGAGCCTCACGGTCATTTTCCTGATAGAGATCTCCGGGCTGACGGCAGGGCGGAAACTGATCGCACTGGCCAGCCTGCTTCCCATCGTTATCAGCGCGAACGTGGTGCGCCTTTCACTCGTGCTTCTGACGGCCCAATTCTTCGGGCCCCGGGTGGCGATGGGCGACCTCGTGCACGGCGGGACCGACGCCCTCGTGTACCTGTCGGCTCTTGTCCTGGTCATACTTTTTCTTGGGGCACTCTTGCCCCGCGATGATCGTGAGACAGATGACGATGGGGTGGAATGGGAGGACGAAGCGCACGCTTCTGGTTGA
- a CDS encoding glycosyltransferase, protein MRCSERTAAPYRTGHVIDDLFPAGAQLVLKLVLRNLDPAVFTSFVYTFRDGEIGDQIRDLGIPVTVLGKNRKIDVSLILRLARKLRDDGIQLLNAHIFGAITHGYVAALMAGVPHFVATEHNVNDFYPRWRRIVNRLVLPQCEAVVAVSQAAADGVGRLGADTRRVLTIPNGIDLERFAHCREQRAEARERMGVPQDALVIGNVAHLQPQKNQVELVHAVHRLRSEGHNAYLVVVGADIGDGPRVRGAAETLGVSDQVRLLGKRDDVPVLLGGMDLFALSSLWEGLPMSLLEAMAAGLPCVSTEAGGIPSVISSGENGILVPTGDREGLIAAIRQVVTDPCLGQRMAENARKTVEQRFSDRTMARAYQELYLKLLERRAAGVAQQETAAPTQIP, encoded by the coding sequence ATGCGGTGCTCAGAGCGCACAGCAGCTCCCTATCGGACAGGTCACGTCATCGACGACCTCTTCCCTGCCGGCGCCCAACTCGTACTGAAGCTTGTGCTGCGTAACCTGGACCCTGCAGTGTTCACCAGCTTTGTCTACACTTTTCGTGACGGAGAGATAGGCGATCAGATCAGAGACCTGGGCATCCCGGTCACAGTCCTGGGGAAAAACAGAAAGATCGACGTCAGCCTGATATTGAGGCTCGCGCGAAAGCTCCGCGATGATGGGATACAACTCCTCAATGCCCATATCTTCGGCGCCATCACCCACGGCTATGTTGCGGCACTCATGGCGGGCGTTCCGCATTTCGTCGCCACTGAACACAATGTGAATGACTTCTACCCCCGTTGGCGTCGAATCGTGAATCGCTTGGTCCTGCCGCAATGTGAGGCCGTGGTTGCGGTGTCCCAGGCCGCGGCCGATGGGGTTGGTCGGCTGGGAGCAGACACAAGACGAGTGCTCACCATCCCCAACGGCATTGACCTGGAACGTTTCGCCCACTGCCGAGAGCAGCGTGCCGAAGCCAGAGAGCGTATGGGAGTACCCCAGGACGCCCTGGTCATCGGCAATGTCGCCCATCTCCAGCCGCAGAAAAACCAGGTGGAACTTGTCCATGCGGTACACCGGCTTCGCAGTGAAGGTCACAATGCATACCTGGTAGTGGTCGGCGCGGACATTGGGGACGGCCCGCGAGTGCGTGGCGCGGCCGAAACGCTCGGGGTCTCGGACCAGGTCAGGCTACTTGGCAAGCGAGACGACGTGCCGGTGCTCCTGGGGGGCATGGACCTCTTCGCGCTCAGTTCGCTCTGGGAGGGCCTGCCAATGTCTCTTCTGGAGGCCATGGCAGCGGGTCTGCCCTGCGTCTCCACCGAAGCCGGAGGGATTCCATCGGTGATCAGCAGTGGCGAAAATGGCATTTTGGTGCCCACCGGCGATCGCGAGGGGCTGATCGCGGCCATCAGGCAGGTAGTGACGGATCCATGCCTCGGGCAGCGCATGGCCGAAAACGCGCGCAAGACGGTGGAGCAGCGGTTTTCGGACCGAACCATGGCACGCGCCTACCAGGAGTTGTACCTGAAGCTGCTGGAAAGGCGCGCTGCCGGAGTCGCGCAGCAGGAGACTGCCGCGCCGACGCAGATACCTTAG
- a CDS encoding glycosyltransferase family 39 protein codes for MAVRSGRPRRAAARGFEGFARIERFCKTAAVTALILVIGIGCFGRFFAARFGYLENPIAIEQAEIARNLRSGDGFTTSVGYLPILNLKADNGGWVAGGYHPLYPIVLSGFFRLRGASDRGVALLNGLVHLATGLLVYLLALQLRGQKTAVLAVLLYYISLEAIGTALSATGLTLASFFLSLSVLLALKCRAAQDPSSPTRARSVRVLAGLTGASAACAYLSGGLSLLLAIPLAWLATGVRAWRRETWALVCGAFALVIAPWVVRNIMVSGTVAPVLAQYQLIAGTPSFPGSSVLTTLPSELPEPISWALTHPGEMAAKLFSGAVSSYRNVPSFMNLYLFPFLVMFGLGAAARQTRHAVWIAFLVMGCVQLFTALVYNVTPDLIELDVFLPLGLCFASCAVAAVITERIPKPTWRFAAVLGLMILTGFPYATSLLGGRNPAYAAWSMSPLGLYLAKDAVIATDAPAPAAWYSGRRAVMLPPDPNDLPKLKQYGVDPDYVFLTGGAAGDPRNPWAQLAFASSRGDAKAQKIIGKRISYSINLGDVSIYQRRDKKAKGVTVGPKKESPDDRGSASQSGSGKPSRP; via the coding sequence GTGGCAGTCAGGTCAGGCAGACCTCGCCGAGCGGCGGCGCGAGGTTTCGAGGGCTTCGCCAGGATCGAGCGATTCTGCAAGACAGCTGCGGTCACCGCTCTTATTCTCGTGATCGGGATCGGATGCTTTGGCCGATTCTTCGCTGCTCGTTTCGGATACCTGGAGAACCCGATTGCTATCGAGCAGGCCGAGATCGCGCGGAACCTTCGCTCGGGTGACGGCTTCACGACCTCGGTGGGTTACCTTCCGATCCTGAATCTGAAAGCCGATAATGGTGGCTGGGTCGCAGGCGGTTACCATCCCTTGTATCCCATCGTGCTCTCCGGGTTCTTCCGCCTCCGTGGCGCAAGCGACCGGGGGGTAGCGCTGCTCAACGGCCTCGTGCACCTGGCGACCGGACTTCTCGTCTATTTGCTCGCACTTCAGCTGCGCGGCCAGAAAACCGCGGTTCTGGCGGTACTCCTGTACTATATCAGTCTTGAGGCTATCGGGACGGCCCTGTCCGCGACCGGTCTGACCCTGGCTTCGTTCTTCCTGTCCTTGAGCGTTCTGCTGGCCCTGAAATGTCGGGCTGCGCAGGATCCGTCTAGTCCGACCCGCGCTCGGTCGGTCCGAGTATTGGCAGGCCTGACGGGGGCGAGCGCCGCCTGCGCCTATCTATCCGGTGGTCTTAGCCTGCTGCTCGCAATCCCTCTAGCTTGGCTGGCGACAGGTGTTCGCGCATGGCGGCGTGAGACATGGGCACTCGTCTGCGGCGCTTTCGCTCTGGTAATCGCGCCCTGGGTCGTGCGGAATATCATGGTCTCCGGCACAGTCGCTCCAGTCTTGGCGCAGTACCAGTTGATCGCCGGGACACCTTCGTTTCCGGGGTCTTCGGTTTTGACCACACTCCCCAGCGAGTTGCCCGAACCCATCTCTTGGGCGCTCACCCATCCAGGAGAGATGGCGGCGAAGCTGTTCAGCGGCGCAGTGTCGAGTTACCGGAACGTTCCGTCGTTCATGAATCTGTACCTCTTCCCCTTCCTGGTCATGTTCGGGCTCGGGGCCGCCGCCAGGCAGACGAGGCATGCAGTGTGGATTGCGTTCCTTGTGATGGGATGTGTCCAGCTTTTCACGGCGCTTGTGTACAACGTGACTCCAGACCTCATCGAGTTGGACGTTTTCCTGCCGTTGGGCCTTTGCTTTGCGTCTTGTGCAGTCGCCGCCGTGATTACAGAACGGATCCCCAAACCCACTTGGCGCTTTGCCGCGGTTTTGGGGCTGATGATCTTGACCGGTTTCCCGTATGCCACATCGCTCTTGGGCGGCAGGAACCCAGCTTACGCGGCGTGGTCGATGTCACCTCTGGGCCTGTACCTGGCCAAAGATGCCGTGATCGCGACCGATGCCCCCGCTCCCGCTGCTTGGTACTCGGGCCGCCGAGCCGTCATGCTCCCGCCTGATCCCAATGACTTGCCCAAGCTCAAGCAGTATGGCGTCGATCCGGACTATGTGTTTCTCACCGGTGGAGCGGCCGGGGACCCGAGGAACCCCTGGGCACAATTGGCCTTTGCCAGTAGTCGCGGCGATGCGAAGGCACAGAAGATCATCGGCAAGAGAATCTCCTACAGCATCAATCTTGGTGATGTCAGCATCTATCAGCGTCGAGACAAGAAGGCCAAGGGCGTCACGGTCGGCCCCAAGAAGGAGAGTCCGGACGATCGAGGGTCCGCGTCGCAGTCGGGGAGTGGCAAGCCCTCTCGCCCTTGA